The following are from one region of the Populus trichocarpa isolate Nisqually-1 chromosome 8, P.trichocarpa_v4.1, whole genome shotgun sequence genome:
- the LOC7469036 gene encoding cytochrome P450 71B36, giving the protein MALYVVPLWLPLILLLALLLLFMKKMEVKRQSEQLLPPSPPKLPILGNLHQLGSLPHQSLWQLSKKYGPVMLIRLGRIPTVVISSAEAAREVLKVHDLAFCSRPLLAGTGRLTYNYLDIAFSPYSDHWRNMRKVLTLELFSLKRVQSFRFIREEEVSLLVNFISESSALAAPVDLTQKLYALVANITFRMAYGFNYRGTSFDRDKFHEVVHDTEAVAGSISADESIPYLGWIVDRLTGHRARTERVFHEVDTFFQHLIDNHLKPGRIKEHDDMVDVLLRIEKDQTELGASQFTKDNIKAILLNLFLGGVDTISLTVNWAMAELVRNPRVMKKVQDEVRKCVGNKGRVTESDIDQLEYLRMVIKETLRLHPPAPLLITRETMSHCKVSGHNIYPKMLVQINVWAIGRDPRYWKDPEEFFPERFLDSSIDYKGQSFEYLPFGSGRRICPGIHMGSITMEIILANLLYCFDWVFPDGMKKEDINMEEKAGVSLTTSKKTPLILVPVNYLQ; this is encoded by the exons ATGGCTCTCTATGTTGTACCTTTATGGCTTCCTCTTATCTTACTTCTGGCACTACTGCTTCTATTTATGAAAAAGATGGAAGTTAAGAGACAAAGCGAGCAGCTTCTTCCTCCAAGCCCTCCTAAGCTTCCCATTTTAGGCAACTTGCACCAACTTGGATCACTGCCTCACCAATCTCTGTGGCAACTCTCCAAGAAATATGGCCCTGTCATGCTAATTCGACTTGGTCGAATACCAACTGTCGTAATCTCCTCTGCTGAGGCAGCAAGAGAGGTCTTAAAAGTTCATGATCTTGCCTTTTGCAGTAGACCTCTTTTAGCTGGGACTGGGAGACTCACGTACAATTATCTAGACATAGCATTTTCACCATATAGTGATCACTGGAGAAACATGAGAAAAGTTCTTACTCTGGAGCTATTCAGCTTGAAAAGGGTGCAGTCTTTCCGGTTCATCAGGGAAGAAGAAGTTAGCTTGCTGGTCAATTTTATCTCTGAGTCATCAGCTTTAGCAGCACCTGTTGATCTTACTCAGAAATTATATGCTCTCGTTGCGAATATAACATTCAGGATGGCTTATGGATTCAATTATCGAGGGACTAGCTTTGATCGAGATAAATTTCATGAAGTGGTTCATGACACCGAGGCTGTAGCGGGAAGCATCTCAGCAGATGAATCCATCCCGTATTTAGGGTGGATTGTGGATCGGCTTACTGGTCATCGTGCAAGGACTGAGAGAGTTTTCCATGAAGTAGATACTTTCTTTCAGCATTTAATTGATAATCATCTTAAACCTGGAAGGATAAAGGAGCACGATGACATGGTAGATGTTCTGCTGAGAATAGAGAAGGATCAGACTGAACTTGGTGCATCTCAGTTCACAAAGGATAATATCAAGGCAATCCTCCTG AATTTATTTCTGGGAGGAGTAGACACTATTTCACTGACAGTGAATTGGGCAATGGCAGAACTTGTTAGGAATCCAAGAGTGATGAAGAAAGTGCAGGATGAAGTTAGGAAATGTGTTGGAAATAAGGGAAGAGTTACTGAAAGCGACATCGATCAACTTGAGTATCTCCGGATGGTAATAAAAGAAACTCTGAGACTGCACCCTCCTGCCCCGCTACTTATCACAAGAGAAACCATGTCTCACTGTAAAGTCAGTGGTCATAATATCTATCCGAAGATGCTGGTCCAAATTAATGTCTGGGCAATTGGACGTGACCCCAGGTACTGGAAGGATCCTGAAGAGTTTTTCCCTGAAAGATTCCTTGATAGCTCCATTGACTATAAAGGACAAAGTTTTGAGTACTTGCCATTTGGATCTGGTCGAAGAATTTGTCCTGGTATTCATATGGGATCTATAACAATGGAGATTATACTTGCAAATctcttgtattgttttgattGGGTTTTTCCCGATGGGATGAAGAAGGAAGATATCAACATGGAAGAGAAAGCTGGTGTTAGTCTTACTACCTCTAAGAAGACACCTCTCATTCTTGTACCAGTCAACTACCTTCAGTGA